A genome region from Nocardia sp. NBC_01730 includes the following:
- a CDS encoding FAD-binding and (Fe-S)-binding domain-containing protein, with the protein MTAKSTDIDVTDLLHSCSVEIDTATRRLAEYSYDASNYRIVPKGVVFPRTPAEVNEVVARCRDAGIPVTARGGGTSMAGNAIGAGLVIDFSRYMNAIVSINPQTRTAVVEPGVILSELADAVEAATDGHLTFAPDPSSKTRATIGGAVANDACGNHSVRYGRTADHIVSLDLVLADGIRLTATRSGIQATDSDDIHAVDRAVQIETELRALTREHMSEFRLELGRIPRQVSGFHLAHLLPENGFDVARALVGSEGACAIVVAATVELVEVPPSALLLILGYDDVVDAARDIETILRYSPAAVEGIDEQIVDTMRTRRGTESVADLPAGHAWLYVDLDGGDIDSISTRGQQLLRELRDHGRVLDGREVRDPVARKKLWRVREDGAGLSSRLENPNGDGSVTSWPGWEDSAVAPEKLADYLAEFRDLLADFDLIGVMYGHFGAGCMHIRITFDQRTDEGREVMSRFLRAAARLVVRHGGTLSGEHGDGRARSALLSEMYSPAVMRSFSRFKQIFDPDGVLNPEIIVDPPAITDNLALAAVPALPWQTSFTLHEGGNGTGAYGEAVQRCIGVGRCRSHSGGVMCPSYRATGDEKDSTRGRARVLQDMVRGARTADEGWASQDVRDALDLCLSCKACSTDCPTGVDMATYKSEFFDHYYTGRLRPMAHYSLGWLPRWLKLTSRMAPIVNAALATPMKSLILGMGGLTTERELPPFTSRRRLRKLLGSNGTAPADSDIVLIVDSFTKGFRPEVAAAARRVVEDAGHRTEIRADLCCGLTWISTGQLSQAKKQLERTTRALDDGTDRPIVVTEPSCAAALRKDLPELVHTVAARRVAARVRSFAEQVAAQARDGWAPKHSIPDAVTVQTHCHEYAVFGAETQRRALKAVGVSTVREATGCCGVAGNFGFERNHYETSMAVAEQALAPALRDAAGTLVLTDGFSCHIQVRQLTANPSPDASVHLAQLLDPDHSKETH; encoded by the coding sequence GTGACCGCCAAGAGCACCGATATCGACGTCACCGACCTGCTTCACTCCTGTTCGGTGGAAATCGACACCGCTACAAGGCGTCTCGCCGAGTACAGCTACGACGCGTCGAACTACCGCATAGTCCCCAAAGGGGTGGTGTTTCCCCGGACCCCCGCCGAAGTCAACGAGGTCGTGGCCCGATGCCGCGACGCCGGGATTCCCGTGACGGCCCGCGGTGGCGGTACATCTATGGCTGGTAACGCCATCGGCGCAGGTCTCGTTATCGACTTCTCCCGCTACATGAACGCTATCGTCTCGATCAACCCGCAGACGCGGACCGCAGTCGTCGAACCGGGTGTCATTCTGTCCGAGCTGGCCGACGCGGTCGAGGCAGCCACCGACGGGCATTTGACGTTCGCCCCGGATCCGTCGAGCAAAACCCGTGCAACCATCGGCGGAGCGGTCGCGAACGACGCCTGCGGCAATCACTCGGTCCGGTACGGTCGCACCGCCGACCACATTGTGTCCCTCGACCTGGTCCTCGCGGACGGCATCAGGCTGACCGCCACCCGCTCCGGCATCCAGGCCACCGACTCCGACGACATCCACGCCGTCGACCGCGCTGTCCAGATCGAGACCGAGCTGAGGGCGCTGACCCGCGAGCACATGTCGGAGTTTCGGCTCGAGCTCGGGCGGATTCCCCGACAGGTGTCCGGCTTTCACCTTGCACACCTTCTGCCGGAGAACGGGTTCGATGTCGCCCGCGCGCTGGTCGGTAGCGAGGGAGCTTGCGCGATCGTGGTCGCCGCGACTGTCGAACTCGTCGAGGTGCCGCCCTCGGCGTTGCTGCTCATCCTCGGTTACGACGACGTCGTCGACGCCGCCCGCGACATCGAAACGATCCTGCGCTACTCGCCCGCCGCGGTCGAAGGCATCGATGAACAGATCGTCGATACGATGCGGACCCGCCGCGGCACCGAGTCCGTCGCCGACCTCCCCGCGGGGCATGCCTGGCTCTACGTCGACCTCGACGGCGGCGACATCGACTCCATCTCCACCCGCGGGCAGCAACTGCTGCGCGAACTGCGCGACCACGGGCGGGTCCTCGACGGCCGCGAGGTGCGCGACCCGGTTGCCCGCAAGAAGCTTTGGCGGGTCCGTGAGGACGGCGCCGGCCTCTCGTCCCGGCTCGAGAACCCCAACGGAGACGGCAGCGTGACTTCCTGGCCCGGTTGGGAAGACTCCGCAGTCGCCCCGGAAAAGCTCGCAGACTACCTGGCCGAATTCCGAGATCTGCTCGCCGATTTCGACCTGATCGGCGTGATGTACGGGCACTTCGGCGCCGGCTGCATGCATATCCGGATCACGTTCGATCAGCGGACCGACGAGGGACGCGAGGTCATGTCCCGGTTCCTGCGCGCCGCCGCTCGGCTGGTCGTCCGGCACGGGGGGACGCTGTCCGGCGAGCACGGTGACGGCCGCGCCCGCTCGGCACTGCTGTCGGAAATGTACTCACCCGCGGTGATGCGGTCGTTCTCCCGGTTCAAGCAGATCTTCGACCCGGACGGTGTACTCAACCCCGAGATCATCGTCGACCCGCCCGCCATCACCGACAACCTCGCTCTCGCAGCCGTTCCCGCCCTACCCTGGCAGACCAGCTTCACCCTGCACGAAGGCGGCAACGGAACCGGCGCCTACGGCGAAGCCGTGCAACGGTGCATCGGTGTCGGACGCTGCCGTTCACACTCCGGTGGGGTGATGTGCCCGAGCTACCGGGCCACTGGTGACGAGAAGGACTCCACCCGCGGCCGCGCCCGCGTGCTACAGGACATGGTGCGCGGCGCTCGTACCGCCGACGAAGGCTGGGCTTCGCAGGACGTTCGCGACGCACTTGACCTCTGTCTGTCGTGCAAGGCGTGCTCGACCGACTGCCCCACCGGGGTGGACATGGCCACCTACAAGTCCGAATTCTTCGACCACTATTACACTGGTCGGCTCCGCCCGATGGCCCACTACTCGCTCGGCTGGCTGCCGCGATGGCTGAAACTGACCTCACGGATGGCACCGATCGTGAACGCGGCGTTGGCCACACCGATGAAGTCCCTGATCCTGGGCATGGGAGGGCTCACCACCGAACGCGAACTCCCCCCGTTCACTTCCCGCCGCCGACTGCGCAAATTACTCGGCTCCAACGGAACCGCACCAGCCGACAGCGACATCGTCCTGATCGTCGACAGCTTCACCAAAGGCTTCCGCCCCGAGGTCGCGGCCGCAGCCCGGCGCGTCGTCGAGGATGCCGGCCACCGCACCGAAATCCGCGCCGACCTGTGCTGCGGTCTGACCTGGATCTCGACCGGGCAACTGTCGCAAGCGAAGAAGCAGCTCGAGCGGACCACCCGGGCACTCGACGACGGCACCGACCGGCCGATCGTCGTCACCGAACCGAGTTGCGCCGCCGCACTCCGCAAAGACCTGCCAGAACTCGTGCACACCGTCGCCGCACGCCGCGTCGCCGCCCGGGTCCGCAGCTTCGCCGAGCAGGTCGCCGCACAGGCGCGAGACGGCTGGGCGCCAAAGCATTCCATCCCGGACGCGGTGACTGTGCAGACCCACTGCCACGAATACGCCGTATTCGGTGCCGAGACCCAGCGCCGCGCTCTGAAGGCGGTCGGTGTCAGCACTGTTCGCGAGGCCACCGGGTGCTGTGGCGTTGCGGGCAATTTCGGCTTCGAGCGAAACCACTACGAAACCAGCATGGCCGTCGCTGAGCAGGCCCTCGCCCCCGCGTTGCGCGACGCCGCCGGAACGCTTGTCCTCACCGATGGTTTCAGCTGCCACATCCAAGTGCGTCAGCTCACCGCCAACCCATCGCCGGACGCATCGGTACATCTCGCACAACTTCTCGACCCCGATCACAGCAAGGAGACTCACTGA
- the rfbD gene encoding dTDP-4-dehydrorhamnose reductase: MNRLVVTGADGLLGSGITRATSPFRRGDRQVLGFGSKELDITDATALNDTVGPGDVVINCAAYTGVDAAETEADRAFAVNGVGPGLLARACANKGARLLHISTAYVFDGSASRPWETWSPTAPLSVYGRSKLAGEEAARVALPDARIVRTMWLYSGTDRDFPAALVRRCSRGERVAVVTDQIASPTYVNDLVSALFDLVAHPNPPRLLHATGGGAASKYRFARAIIEAAGLDADLLRPCRTSDFRDAATRPRNAVLSNSSWIDCGLTPLPHWRDGLRRAVRAPVRDIRP; this comes from the coding sequence GTGAACAGGCTGGTGGTCACCGGTGCGGACGGACTGCTCGGCAGCGGGATAACGAGGGCGACGAGCCCATTTCGTCGTGGCGATCGACAGGTGCTCGGGTTCGGATCGAAAGAACTCGACATCACCGATGCAACGGCGCTGAACGACACCGTCGGCCCCGGCGATGTGGTCATCAATTGCGCGGCGTACACCGGCGTAGACGCCGCCGAGACCGAAGCCGATAGGGCGTTCGCGGTCAACGGGGTCGGCCCGGGACTGCTGGCCCGAGCCTGCGCGAACAAGGGAGCGCGACTGCTGCACATCTCGACCGCGTACGTCTTCGACGGGTCGGCGTCGCGTCCATGGGAGACCTGGTCACCGACCGCCCCGTTGAGCGTGTACGGAAGATCCAAGTTGGCAGGGGAGGAGGCCGCCCGAGTAGCGTTGCCCGATGCGCGGATCGTCCGCACCATGTGGCTGTACTCGGGGACCGACCGGGATTTCCCGGCCGCACTCGTGCGGAGATGCTCCCGGGGCGAGCGCGTCGCGGTCGTCACCGACCAGATCGCGTCCCCAACCTACGTCAACGATCTCGTATCCGCTCTGTTCGACCTCGTCGCGCATCCGAATCCACCGCGCCTCCTCCACGCGACCGGAGGCGGCGCCGCATCCAAATACCGATTCGCTCGTGCGATTATCGAAGCGGCGGGACTCGATGCGGACCTGTTACGGCCCTGCCGGACATCGGATTTCCGAGATGCCGCAACCCGGCCCCGGAATGCTGTTCTGTCGAATTCATCGTGGATCGACTGCGGCCTTACGCCGCTACCACACTGGCGTGACGGACTGCGTCGCGCTGTCAGGGCTCCAGTTCGGGACATCCGGCCGTGA
- a CDS encoding DUF2267 domain-containing protein yields MPHHDDPFAPAVQTARDWVRAVADGLETDDRAFAYRALRAWLHTVRDRIGVAASAHLTAQLPELLRGVYYEGWVPSHVPVRHRTAEFITQFAREADIARDEVGPVAGAVTTELSQLFSPGQLNRVFATLPMHLYGILCGARLTPDEDPLEQQPATDRLEVDRLTSLEYRVQALGDAVAVLTRGLELLPIDASDDTRTTSAAQQAHRILLAEGLVGADPYGRER; encoded by the coding sequence ATGCCGCATCACGACGACCCCTTCGCTCCCGCCGTGCAGACGGCCCGTGACTGGGTGCGCGCCGTCGCCGACGGTCTCGAAACCGACGACCGTGCCTTCGCCTATCGTGCGCTGCGCGCGTGGCTGCACACGGTGCGAGACCGGATCGGAGTCGCCGCTTCGGCGCACCTGACCGCACAGCTACCCGAGTTACTGCGTGGCGTCTACTACGAGGGGTGGGTGCCGAGTCATGTCCCCGTCCGGCACAGGACCGCGGAGTTCATCACCCAATTCGCCAGGGAGGCGGACATCGCCCGGGATGAGGTCGGTCCGGTCGCAGGTGCGGTCACCACTGAACTGTCGCAGCTGTTCTCCCCCGGTCAACTGAACCGTGTGTTCGCGACCCTTCCGATGCATCTCTATGGCATCCTGTGCGGCGCGCGCCTTACACCTGACGAGGATCCGCTCGAGCAGCAACCTGCCACTGACCGGCTAGAGGTCGACCGCCTCACAAGCCTGGAATACCGAGTGCAGGCTCTCGGCGACGCGGTCGCGGTACTCACCCGCGGTCTCGAATTGCTTCCCATCGATGCATCCGATGACACCCGGACAACGTCGGCTGCGCAGCAGGCGCACCGCATTCTGCTCGCCGAGGGGCTGGTCGGAGCCGATCCCTATGGGCGAGAGCGCTGA
- a CDS encoding glycosyltransferase: MAFLRADRMRVLVTVNQFESHFRGLVTLADAISRHGHDVRVAAPEKWGAWLHSNYGVETLDVGIRWADREFDAAIFGRLLDRDIDAFDRMYMTEFLGDRIALRVAEDILNVSEQWRPDVVLHECSEFGGYLAAEVLGIPHVTVDIGPLQLVRSLHEDLIRPALTTQRAKLGLPEEPSTPGILRHLTVSLTPEEFNNADLDTPLVRYRHEPPVRHNDQLLPDVFTSMPGDRPIVYLSLGSIGPFSPRFRDRMAEIYGEVFAALAELRCTAVVSLPSLYQDIFRSLPPHIHVLPYVPQSLVLANVDLFITHGGLNSMRDTITYGVPHVVLPFFADHPGNARRSETLGTGLHIDPMTVTASDVFTACRRTLDDPAYRQAARALKRHMWALPPQSAFADDLGDLVLGSHREK, translated from the coding sequence ATGGCTTTCTTGCGGGCAGATCGCATGCGCGTGCTGGTGACCGTCAACCAGTTCGAGTCCCACTTCCGTGGACTGGTCACACTGGCCGACGCGATAAGCAGACATGGCCACGATGTCCGCGTTGCGGCACCCGAGAAGTGGGGCGCCTGGTTGCACAGCAACTACGGCGTCGAGACCTTAGACGTGGGAATACGGTGGGCCGACCGCGAGTTCGATGCAGCCATCTTCGGACGTCTGCTCGACCGGGACATAGACGCGTTCGACCGGATGTACATGACGGAGTTCCTCGGCGACCGGATCGCCCTGCGTGTCGCGGAAGACATACTGAACGTCTCCGAACAGTGGCGGCCCGATGTCGTCCTGCACGAGTGCTCGGAATTCGGCGGTTACCTGGCCGCGGAGGTGCTCGGAATTCCACACGTCACGGTGGATATCGGCCCGCTGCAGCTTGTGCGAAGCCTCCACGAAGACCTGATCCGGCCCGCTCTGACCACTCAGCGGGCCAAACTTGGGCTTCCGGAAGAACCGTCGACACCGGGAATCCTGCGGCATCTCACGGTCTCCCTGACGCCGGAAGAATTCAATAACGCCGATCTCGACACCCCACTGGTCCGTTACCGGCACGAACCACCGGTACGTCACAATGATCAACTGCTCCCGGACGTGTTCACGTCGATGCCTGGCGACAGACCGATCGTTTACCTCTCACTGGGCTCGATCGGACCCTTCTCGCCGCGGTTCAGGGATCGAATGGCCGAAATCTACGGGGAGGTCTTCGCGGCCTTGGCCGAGCTCCGGTGTACCGCGGTCGTCTCGCTGCCGTCGCTGTACCAAGACATATTCCGGTCGTTACCACCACACATCCATGTCCTGCCGTACGTCCCCCAGTCCCTCGTATTGGCGAACGTGGACCTGTTCATCACGCACGGTGGATTGAATTCGATGCGCGACACGATAACCTACGGTGTCCCGCACGTGGTACTTCCGTTCTTCGCCGATCATCCCGGAAATGCGCGACGCAGTGAAACCCTCGGCACCGGCCTCCACATCGATCCCATGACCGTCACCGCCTCGGATGTTTTCACCGCCTGCCGGCGGACCCTCGATGACCCCGCCTACCGGCAGGCCGCGCGAGCGCTCAAACGACATATGTGGGCACTGCCGCCACAATCTGCATTCGCCGACGACCTCGGAGATCTCGTTCTAGGTTCGCACCGGGAGAAATAG
- a CDS encoding aromatic prenyltransferase: protein MFTTTGSELDDLYAAIEKSARLLNVPCARDTVWPTLTAYGTMLTHSVISFRVVTDARRSGDLDYRFLTLPRDVDPYNIALSNKLIPETDHPVGALLDQVRKQCPIDSYGIDIGVVGGFKKIWPFFPADGVQKVSELAALPSMPRGLADHARMFARHGLEDKVGLLGIDYHNKTMNVYFPGLPADCFEPRAIVSLHRDAGLPDPSDQFLSLTEKAFDIYATISWESPRIERLCFPVITPDPTTLPVRIGPRFEQLVDKVPFSTTDRRFTYSATSSPQGESYKFSWFYQWQPRILGMMKTSDS, encoded by the coding sequence ATGTTCACTACCACCGGATCCGAGCTGGACGATCTCTATGCGGCCATTGAGAAATCCGCGCGGCTGTTGAACGTCCCCTGCGCGCGAGACACTGTCTGGCCCACCCTAACCGCATACGGCACGATGCTCACACATTCCGTGATCTCTTTCAGAGTGGTCACCGACGCCCGCCGCTCGGGAGATCTCGACTACCGTTTTTTGACGCTGCCGAGAGACGTCGACCCTTACAACATCGCTCTTTCCAACAAGCTGATTCCCGAGACCGATCATCCGGTTGGCGCTCTGCTGGACCAGGTCCGGAAACAGTGCCCCATCGACAGTTACGGGATCGACATCGGTGTAGTCGGCGGCTTCAAAAAAATATGGCCGTTCTTTCCTGCCGATGGCGTGCAAAAGGTATCGGAGCTTGCCGCACTCCCGTCCATGCCACGTGGTCTCGCCGACCACGCCCGCATGTTCGCACGTCACGGCTTGGAGGACAAAGTCGGCTTGCTCGGCATCGACTACCACAACAAGACGATGAACGTGTATTTCCCTGGACTGCCGGCCGATTGCTTCGAACCTCGCGCCATCGTGTCGCTGCACCGAGACGCCGGGCTTCCGGACCCGAGCGATCAATTCCTCTCACTCACCGAGAAAGCATTCGATATATACGCCACCATCAGCTGGGAATCTCCTCGGATCGAGCGCCTCTGCTTCCCCGTGATCACACCGGACCCGACGACGCTCCCAGTCCGGATCGGCCCGCGCTTCGAGCAACTCGTCGACAAAGTTCCGTTCAGCACCACCGACCGTCGATTCACCTATTCCGCCACCTCGTCGCCCCAGGGAGAGTCCTACAAATTCAGTTGGTTTTACCAATGGCAACCAAGAATACTGGGCATGATGAAGACGTCCGATTCATAG
- the rfbH gene encoding lipopolysaccharide biosynthesis protein RfbH has translation MNDRDDLLTRIRRFHNSQTEHHFVAGVTEIQSSGACLNDDDRAAVVEAALDMRIAAGILAHRFESEFARKIGLRKARLTNSGSSANLLAVTALTAPELDDTRLRPGDEVITAAAGFPTTVNPILQNGLKPVFVDIDSSTYNTTPEAVEAAIGPRTRAVVLAHTLGNPFPVAEISALCAEHGMFLIEDNCDAVGSTYRSRFTGTFGDLATVSFYPAHHLTTGEGGCVLTNDLTTARVVKSLRDWGRDCWCEPGESNRCGKRFNQQLGGLPHGYDHKYIYSHIGYNLKTTDIQAALGLSQLARLDDFCARRRHNWRRLREGLDGIDHLRLPEPTPDSDPSWFGFALTVLPDAPFGRIDIVNFLEGRKIATRGLFAGNLLRHPAYSNIECRISGSLAASDYVADNTFWVGVYPGITDEMTDYMVASVREYVSGYRRSHVRLVETSPEDKR, from the coding sequence ATGAACGATAGAGACGATCTACTCACGAGAATCCGACGGTTCCACAATTCGCAAACCGAGCATCACTTCGTCGCGGGCGTTACCGAGATCCAATCATCCGGCGCCTGCCTCAATGACGACGACAGGGCCGCCGTCGTCGAGGCCGCGCTGGATATGCGTATCGCGGCGGGAATCCTGGCGCACCGATTCGAGAGCGAATTCGCCAGAAAAATCGGACTCCGCAAGGCGCGACTCACCAACTCCGGATCATCGGCGAACCTGCTCGCGGTAACCGCATTAACCGCCCCGGAGCTGGATGATACCCGGCTGCGCCCTGGGGATGAGGTGATTACGGCTGCAGCCGGATTCCCGACGACAGTCAACCCGATACTGCAAAACGGATTGAAACCGGTGTTCGTAGATATCGATTCCTCCACATACAACACGACACCGGAGGCCGTGGAGGCGGCAATCGGCCCGAGGACCCGTGCCGTCGTACTGGCACACACGCTCGGTAACCCGTTTCCTGTGGCAGAGATCTCCGCGTTGTGCGCCGAGCACGGCATGTTCCTGATCGAAGACAATTGCGATGCAGTCGGATCGACATACCGGTCACGCTTTACCGGCACCTTCGGCGACCTGGCTACCGTCAGCTTCTACCCGGCGCACCATTTGACCACAGGTGAGGGCGGATGCGTCCTGACCAACGACCTGACAACAGCTCGCGTCGTGAAGTCTCTGCGCGATTGGGGACGCGACTGCTGGTGCGAGCCGGGCGAAAGCAACAGATGCGGAAAGAGATTCAATCAACAGCTAGGTGGCCTTCCCCACGGATACGACCACAAGTACATCTATTCGCATATCGGCTACAACCTGAAGACAACAGATATCCAGGCTGCGCTCGGGCTCTCCCAGCTGGCCAGACTGGACGATTTCTGCGCCCGCCGACGTCATAACTGGCGTCGGCTTCGCGAAGGCCTGGACGGGATCGACCATCTCCGCCTGCCGGAACCAACCCCCGACAGCGATCCGAGCTGGTTCGGATTTGCCCTGACGGTGCTGCCGGACGCGCCTTTCGGCCGTATCGACATCGTCAACTTCCTCGAAGGCCGCAAAATAGCGACCCGTGGCCTCTTCGCCGGAAATCTCCTCCGCCATCCGGCGTACTCGAACATCGAGTGCCGTATTTCCGGAAGCTTGGCGGCCAGCGACTACGTCGCCGACAACACCTTCTGGGTCGGCGTGTATCCGGGCATAACCGACGAGATGACCGACTACATGGTCGCCTCGGTCCGGGAGTACGTTTCCGGCTACCGACGCTCCCATGTCCGGCTCGTGGAGACCTCGCCCGAGGACAAGCGGTGA
- a CDS encoding GntR family transcriptional regulator has product MSALDGLVIHRVTAAQQVADGLSGLILSGRIKPGSRLRESAIATELGVARNTVREAVRLLEMGGLVRYEVNRGAIVIAPTIEAVDALYAARAALEVAAVATKPSDAALQMLRASFDRLRAAAETHDANQIVKVDLEFHLAIVAMLNSTRIDEFYRELTRELHYYLAVLSVEDREYDRPEVIVNAHQDILSAIESGDPERAAREVETHIEQNAARVREIIRKRAGT; this is encoded by the coding sequence ATGTCGGCGCTGGACGGATTGGTGATTCACCGCGTCACCGCAGCACAGCAGGTGGCCGACGGGCTGTCTGGACTTATCCTCTCTGGTCGGATCAAGCCGGGCAGCCGTCTGCGCGAGAGCGCTATCGCGACTGAGCTCGGCGTTGCTCGCAACACTGTCCGCGAGGCGGTGCGACTCCTCGAGATGGGCGGCCTCGTGCGTTACGAGGTCAATCGTGGAGCGATCGTCATCGCGCCGACCATCGAGGCGGTCGATGCCCTGTACGCAGCTCGCGCGGCGCTCGAGGTCGCAGCAGTCGCCACAAAGCCGAGCGATGCTGCGCTGCAGATGCTGCGGGCCTCGTTCGACCGCTTGCGCGCCGCCGCCGAAACGCATGATGCAAATCAGATCGTCAAAGTTGATTTAGAGTTTCACCTCGCGATTGTGGCGATGCTGAATAGCACACGAATCGACGAGTTCTATCGCGAACTGACCCGAGAACTCCATTATTACTTAGCAGTTCTCTCCGTGGAAGACCGTGAGTACGATCGCCCTGAGGTGATCGTGAATGCACATCAGGACATTTTGTCAGCAATCGAGTCAGGTGATCCCGAGCGTGCAGCCAGAGAGGTTGAAACACACATCGAGCAAAATGCAGCACGAGTGCGTGAGATAATCAGGAAGCGTGCCGGAACATAG
- a CDS encoding DUF2267 domain-containing protein, with product MSHHDDPLAPAVHTARVWLRTIGDQLGTDDQAFVYRAVRAWLHAVRDQVEVATAAHLAAQLPELLRGAFYEGWVPARVPAQHNVTSFVSRFADEAGVSLDEAAALTGAVTKALSRLFSPGQLDGVFAVVPARLRELLSGVELDGTLGGAAADR from the coding sequence GTGTCCCACCATGACGATCCACTCGCGCCCGCGGTCCATACCGCACGCGTATGGCTGCGCACCATCGGCGACCAGCTGGGCACCGACGACCAAGCCTTCGTATATCGGGCGGTCCGTGCTTGGTTGCACGCGGTCCGTGACCAGGTCGAGGTCGCCACCGCGGCCCACTTGGCCGCACAGCTTCCCGAATTGCTGCGCGGGGCATTCTACGAAGGCTGGGTGCCCGCCCGCGTGCCCGCCCAGCACAACGTCACCTCGTTCGTCAGCCGGTTCGCCGACGAGGCAGGGGTATCGCTGGACGAGGCGGCCGCGCTCACCGGCGCCGTGACCAAAGCGCTCTCCCGCCTGTTCTCTCCAGGGCAGCTGGACGGTGTTTTCGCGGTGGTGCCTGCGCGGCTGCGCGAATTGTTATCCGGCGTCGAACTGGACGGCACACTCGGCGGCGCTGCAGCGGATCGCTGA
- a CDS encoding universal stress protein: MDTNRENPHLQPSAPIVVGVDGSDGSDLAVRWTAEVAARRGRALHVVHGLDIAAWQSVLGSGYDVMDASAVQVAHSRGTEIVDDARRLALEVGPDLDVATEVSDASPARVLIHHSKTAHFVVLGATGSAGTFAHLGSTLLAVTSHGNGSVVVVRDTGTAQHIRHDGPVVVGVDGSPVSEVAIAAAFAEAADRHAGLVALHSWSDRDFGEFAGKPDRGIDATELESAEYAILAERLAGWQEKYPDVHVARKVYLAGPTGLLMQWSKSAQLIVVGSRGRGGFTGLLLGSTSNFLVQHAHCPVLIAHPA; this comes from the coding sequence ATGGACACGAATCGCGAGAACCCGCATCTACAGCCGTCGGCCCCGATCGTCGTCGGCGTCGACGGCTCCGATGGCAGCGATCTGGCCGTCCGCTGGACCGCCGAGGTAGCCGCCCGACGCGGCCGTGCATTGCACGTCGTGCATGGCCTCGATATCGCCGCATGGCAATCGGTGCTCGGCAGCGGCTATGACGTCATGGACGCCTCGGCCGTCCAAGTCGCGCACTCCCGTGGCACGGAAATCGTCGACGATGCGCGCAGGCTGGCCTTGGAGGTCGGCCCGGACCTCGATGTAGCCACCGAGGTATCCGACGCCTCACCCGCCCGTGTGCTGATCCATCACTCGAAGACCGCGCATTTCGTCGTGCTCGGCGCCACCGGTAGTGCGGGGACCTTCGCCCATCTCGGTTCCACGCTGCTGGCGGTCACCAGTCACGGAAACGGCTCGGTCGTGGTGGTCCGCGATACCGGCACCGCGCAGCACATCCGCCACGACGGACCGGTGGTGGTCGGCGTCGACGGCAGTCCGGTGAGCGAGGTCGCCATCGCCGCGGCATTCGCCGAGGCAGCCGATCGCCACGCCGGACTGGTCGCGCTGCATTCGTGGAGCGACCGGGACTTCGGCGAATTCGCCGGCAAACCCGACCGCGGTATCGACGCCACCGAGTTGGAGAGCGCCGAGTACGCCATCCTCGCCGAGCGTCTGGCCGGTTGGCAGGAGAAGTATCCCGACGTCCACGTCGCCCGCAAGGTGTATCTGGCCGGGCCGACCGGGCTGCTGATGCAGTGGTCGAAGTCCGCCCAGCTGATCGTCGTCGGCAGCCGCGGCCGCGGTGGCTTCACCGGCCTACTACTCGGCTCCACCAGCAATTTCCTGGTCCAGCACGCCCACTGCCCGGTGCTGATAGCACACCCAGCATAG
- a CDS encoding flavodoxin domain-containing protein, whose translation MESKTPRIVVVYATAQGSTRDIAEFIAACLTERGADVELSDVEHAPDLSRFSAVVLGSAVHDMAFLPAAATYIRAHRDELSRRDMWIFSVGLSPSLHGPIGRRIGRIVPKNIAALCELVHPWEYQAFAGHYERAGVSLKARMLYRLMGGGRYGDLRDWAAIRTWSASIAQGLGLRQAQSTTVNP comes from the coding sequence ATGGAATCGAAAACGCCTCGCATCGTTGTCGTCTACGCGACCGCGCAGGGATCCACGCGCGACATCGCGGAGTTCATCGCCGCCTGCCTCACCGAACGAGGTGCGGACGTTGAACTGAGCGACGTCGAGCACGCCCCCGATCTGTCTCGCTTCAGCGCGGTCGTGCTGGGCAGCGCGGTGCACGATATGGCCTTCCTGCCCGCTGCCGCGACCTACATCCGGGCGCACCGTGACGAGCTGTCCCGGCGAGACATGTGGATCTTCAGCGTCGGCCTCAGCCCGTCCCTGCACGGGCCGATCGGGCGGCGTATCGGACGGATCGTGCCGAAAAATATTGCCGCCCTGTGCGAGTTGGTACACCCATGGGAGTACCAGGCGTTCGCTGGACATTACGAGAGAGCTGGTGTCTCGCTGAAAGCGCGGATGCTCTATCGACTGATGGGCGGCGGGCGCTATGGCGACCTGCGCGACTGGGCCGCGATCCGCACTTGGTCGGCGAGTATCGCCCAAGGGCTCGGCCTGCGGCAGGCACAGTCGACCACGGTCAATCCCTAG